One stretch of Bradyrhizobium canariense DNA includes these proteins:
- a CDS encoding 2-isopropylmalate synthase, translating to MTNVNKSDKDRVIIFDTTLRDGEQCPGATMSFEEKLEVAEMLDDMGVDVIEAGFPITSEGDFQAVSEIARRSKNAVIAGLSRAHPKDIDRCAEAVKFAKRGRVHTVIATSPLHMRVKLNMTPEQVIETSIANVSRARNHIDDVEWSAEDGTRSEMDFLCRIVEAVIKAGATTVNIPDTVGYTVPEEYTHFMRTLIERVPNSDKAVFSVHCHNDLGMAVANSLAGIAGGARQIECTVNGIGERAGNAALEEVVMAINVRNDKFPWWNKIDTTQLTRASKLVSAATSFPVQYNKAIVGRNAFAHESGIHQDGVLKDASTYEIMRPEMVGLKQSSLVLGKHSGRHAFIHKLEEMGYKLGANQLEDAFTRMKALADRKKDIYDEDIEALVDQEIAASHDRIKLASLTVIAGTHGPQRATMKLDVDGQLKIEEAEGNGPVDAVFNCIKLLVPHEAKLELYQVHAVTEGTDAQAEVSVRLAHEGRSMTSKASDPDTLVASAKAYLGALNKIVMKRQRDIPAAAAS from the coding sequence ATGACCAATGTGAACAAGTCCGACAAGGACCGCGTCATCATATTCGACACCACCTTGCGCGACGGCGAACAATGCCCGGGCGCGACCATGAGCTTCGAGGAGAAGCTCGAGGTCGCCGAGATGCTCGACGACATGGGCGTCGACGTCATCGAGGCCGGTTTCCCCATCACCTCCGAGGGCGACTTCCAGGCGGTCAGCGAAATCGCCCGGCGTTCCAAGAATGCCGTGATCGCCGGCCTGTCGCGCGCGCATCCGAAGGACATCGACCGCTGTGCGGAAGCCGTAAAATTCGCCAAGCGCGGCCGCGTCCATACCGTGATCGCGACCTCGCCGCTGCACATGCGGGTCAAGCTCAACATGACGCCGGAGCAGGTGATCGAAACCTCGATCGCCAATGTCAGCCGCGCGCGCAACCATATCGACGATGTCGAATGGTCGGCCGAGGACGGCACCCGCAGCGAGATGGATTTTCTGTGCCGGATCGTCGAGGCCGTGATCAAGGCCGGCGCCACCACGGTCAATATTCCCGATACCGTCGGCTACACCGTGCCGGAGGAATATACCCACTTCATGCGTACGCTGATCGAGCGGGTGCCGAACTCCGACAAGGCGGTATTTTCGGTGCACTGCCATAACGATCTCGGCATGGCGGTGGCGAATTCGCTGGCGGGCATCGCCGGCGGCGCCCGGCAGATCGAATGCACCGTCAACGGCATCGGCGAGCGGGCGGGTAATGCCGCGCTCGAGGAAGTCGTGATGGCGATCAACGTGCGCAACGACAAATTCCCGTGGTGGAACAAGATCGATACCACCCAGCTGACACGCGCCTCAAAACTGGTCTCGGCGGCGACGTCGTTCCCGGTGCAGTACAACAAGGCGATCGTGGGGCGCAATGCGTTCGCGCATGAGAGCGGCATCCATCAGGACGGCGTGCTGAAGGATGCCTCGACCTACGAGATCATGCGGCCGGAAATGGTCGGCCTGAAACAGTCGTCGCTGGTGCTCGGCAAGCACTCCGGACGCCATGCCTTCATCCATAAGCTGGAGGAGATGGGCTACAAGCTCGGCGCCAACCAGCTGGAAGACGCGTTCACGCGGATGAAGGCGCTCGCCGACCGCAAGAAGGATATCTACGACGAGGATATCGAGGCGCTGGTCGATCAGGAAATCGCGGCCTCCCATGACCGCATCAAGCTGGCTTCGCTCACGGTGATCGCCGGCACCCACGGTCCGCAGCGCGCCACCATGAAGCTCGATGTCGACGGCCAGCTGAAGATCGAAGAGGCCGAAGGCAATGGTCCGGTCGATGCGGTCTTCAACTGCATCAAATTGCTGGTGCCGCACGAAGCCAAGCTGGAGCTCTACCAGGTCCATGCGGTGACGGAAGGAACCGACGCGCAAGCCGAAGTGTCGGTGCGGCTCGCCCATGAGGGCCGATCGATGACGTCGAAGGCTTCCGATCCGGATACGCTGGTGGCCTCGGCCAAGGCCTATCTCGGAGCGCTCAACAAGATCGTCATGAAGCGTCAGCGCGACATTCCGGCGGCGGCGGCAAGCTGA
- a CDS encoding integrase core domain-containing protein, producing the protein MIGLLCFALAVLASPFKSKLRLEAENAVLRHQLNVLRRRLHGRVRLTNHDRWFLIQLYRWFPSILRVLSIIRPDTLVRWHRAGFRCYWRWKSRPQGGRPQIDTELRVLIRWMSVENPLWGAPRIHGELLKLGFEVAQSSVAKYMVKWRAPPSQGWPTFLHNHAPDIAAMDLFVVPTIRFDLLYALLIVRLDRRNQVLINLTANPNAEWVARQITEAFPWDQAARYMIRDCDRIYGAVVTRRLRTMGIRDKPIAPASPWQNGFAERLIGSIRRECVDHFIVLGEAHLRQILQSYARYYNDVRTHRSLDKDAPVSRQIQRIGSIKSHAILGGLHHHYARV; encoded by the coding sequence ATGATCGGGCTGCTCTGTTTCGCTCTGGCCGTCCTGGCCTCACCGTTCAAGTCGAAGTTGCGGCTTGAAGCTGAGAACGCGGTGCTTCGACACCAGTTGAATGTCTTGAGGCGCAGGCTGCACGGTCGGGTCCGGCTCACGAACCATGATCGCTGGTTCTTGATCCAGCTGTATCGCTGGTTTCCATCAATCCTGCGGGTTCTCTCCATCATTCGGCCCGACACGCTCGTGCGTTGGCACAGGGCCGGCTTTCGCTGCTACTGGCGGTGGAAGTCGCGCCCACAGGGAGGGCGACCGCAGATCGACACGGAGTTGCGGGTATTGATCCGATGGATGAGCGTCGAAAACCCGCTTTGGGGCGCGCCGCGCATTCACGGCGAACTGCTCAAGCTCGGGTTTGAGGTCGCGCAGTCGAGCGTCGCCAAGTACATGGTCAAGTGGCGGGCGCCACCCAGCCAGGGATGGCCAACCTTCTTGCATAACCACGCGCCAGACATTGCCGCCATGGACCTGTTCGTTGTCCCGACCATTCGCTTCGACCTGCTCTATGCCTTGCTCATCGTCCGGCTAGACCGCAGGAACCAGGTCTTGATCAACCTCACAGCAAATCCGAACGCAGAATGGGTCGCGCGTCAAATCACGGAAGCATTTCCCTGGGATCAGGCTGCGCGCTACATGATCCGGGACTGCGATCGGATCTATGGCGCCGTCGTCACACGGCGACTGCGAACCATGGGCATTCGGGACAAACCGATTGCACCGGCCTCGCCCTGGCAGAACGGTTTTGCTGAACGGCTGATCGGATCGATCCGGCGCGAGTGTGTTGACCATTTCATCGTCTTGGGCGAGGCGCATCTGCGCCAGATTCTGCAATCGTACGCACGCTATTATAATGACGTCAGGACGCACCGGTCACTGGACAAAGATGCACCAGTCTCTCGCCAAATTCAGCGAATCGGAAGCATCAAATCACACGCCATCCTTGGCGGACTTCACCACCACTACGCCCGCGTTTAA
- a CDS encoding TRAP transporter large permease — translation MSAALIFGLLFALMLTGMPISISLGLSVLTFLFTMTDVPIESVGLKLFSGLDNFGIMAIPFFILAGQFLTRGGVARRMITFTTSLVGHFHGGLGLAGVAACAMFAAISGSSVATVVAIGSIMMPAMVEHGYPRRFGVGVISTSGALGILVPPSIILVLYGVSTNTSIGALFMAGIVPGILLALMLATVTWFIARRNDYPRMPKATLREQVYAFRESVWGLLLIVLVLGGIYGGIFTPTEAAAVAAVYAFFITVFVYKELKLSEVPKVLLQAASMSSMLLYIITNAVLFSFLMTHEQIPQEMAAWIIDKNFGVWTFLLVVNVILLAAGNVMDPSSILLIMAPILYPLATKLGVNPVHLGVLMIVNTEVGLCHPPVGLNLYITSSIAKMGISEITVAVLPWLLAMLVFLGLITYVPEISLWLPHVLGMI, via the coding sequence ATGAGCGCAGCCCTTATTTTCGGACTGCTGTTTGCCCTGATGCTGACGGGCATGCCGATCTCGATCTCGCTCGGCCTGTCGGTGTTGACCTTCCTGTTCACCATGACCGACGTGCCGATCGAAAGCGTCGGCCTGAAGCTGTTTTCCGGCCTCGACAATTTCGGCATCATGGCGATTCCGTTTTTCATTCTTGCGGGCCAGTTTTTGACCCGCGGCGGCGTCGCGCGACGCATGATCACGTTCACGACGTCGCTGGTCGGCCATTTCCACGGCGGGCTTGGCCTTGCCGGCGTCGCAGCCTGCGCGATGTTCGCCGCGATCTCCGGATCGAGCGTCGCGACCGTGGTGGCGATCGGCTCGATCATGATGCCTGCGATGGTGGAACACGGCTATCCGCGCCGTTTCGGCGTCGGCGTGATCTCGACCTCGGGCGCGCTCGGCATCCTGGTGCCGCCCTCGATCATTCTGGTGCTGTATGGCGTATCGACCAACACCTCGATCGGCGCACTGTTCATGGCCGGCATCGTCCCGGGAATCCTGTTGGCGCTGATGCTGGCGACGGTCACCTGGTTCATCGCCAGGCGCAACGACTATCCCCGCATGCCGAAGGCGACGCTCCGCGAGCAGGTCTATGCGTTCCGTGAGAGCGTCTGGGGGCTGCTGCTGATCGTCCTCGTGCTCGGCGGCATCTATGGCGGAATTTTCACGCCGACCGAGGCGGCCGCGGTCGCCGCGGTCTACGCCTTCTTCATCACCGTGTTCGTTTACAAGGAGTTGAAGCTCAGCGAAGTGCCGAAGGTGCTGTTGCAGGCTGCGAGCATGAGTTCGATGCTGCTCTACATCATCACCAACGCGGTGCTGTTCTCGTTCCTGATGACCCATGAGCAGATACCGCAGGAAATGGCGGCCTGGATCATCGACAAGAACTTCGGCGTCTGGACCTTCCTGCTGGTGGTGAATGTGATCCTGCTCGCGGCCGGCAACGTCATGGATCCGTCATCGATTCTTCTGATCATGGCGCCGATCCTGTATCCGCTCGCCACCAAGCTCGGCGTCAACCCGGTGCATCTGGGCGTGTTGATGATCGTGAATACCGAAGTCGGATTGTGTCATCCGCCGGTGGGTTTGAATCTTTATATCACCAGCAGTATCGCCAAGATGGGCATCAGCGAAATCACCGTCGCGGTGTTGCCATGGTTGCTCGCGATGCTGGTGTTCCTGGGTCTGATTACCTATGTCCCGGAGATTTCGTTGTGGCTGCCGCACGTGCTCGGCATGATCTGA
- a CDS encoding ABC transporter substrate-binding protein, producing MASISNLNLKIRISPNPPVFDLPILVALEHDLFKKAGLEVDYSVKYADHDKLERDVLKRQKEALFEGGAAEAFNVCEWGGIDRLERGAGRGKIAALRPAIAAQAIVSFDSQLQSPRDLAGVAIGINDFTGSHYTTIGLLEGAIPKDEIVTTHIGAPEVRLSALKEGRVRAVTVMEPFISLALKQGAHIIALTFYRGAEVVSPDLEPLDLDKYFKVLDQAVDLINADFARYAHYIVAIAKDEISPDELDGRFVRYTHAQRYSTDLFDPAYHWMKERGFTDGRNSHESLVVS from the coding sequence ATGGCTTCGATCAGCAACCTGAATCTCAAGATCCGCATCTCGCCCAATCCGCCGGTGTTCGACCTGCCGATCCTGGTCGCCCTGGAGCATGATTTGTTCAAGAAGGCCGGATTGGAGGTCGACTATTCGGTCAAGTACGCCGACCACGATAAGCTGGAACGAGATGTGCTGAAGCGGCAGAAGGAGGCGCTGTTCGAGGGTGGCGCGGCAGAAGCTTTCAATGTGTGCGAATGGGGCGGGATCGATCGCCTGGAGCGTGGCGCGGGCCGGGGAAAAATTGCGGCGCTACGGCCGGCGATTGCCGCGCAAGCGATCGTTTCGTTCGATTCTCAGTTGCAGTCGCCGCGAGATCTCGCCGGCGTTGCGATCGGGATCAACGACTTCACCGGATCGCACTATACAACGATCGGACTGCTTGAGGGCGCGATTCCGAAGGACGAGATCGTAACGACCCACATCGGAGCGCCGGAGGTACGGCTCTCGGCGCTGAAAGAGGGGCGGGTTCGTGCGGTGACCGTCATGGAGCCCTTTATCAGCCTGGCGCTGAAGCAGGGCGCTCATATCATTGCTTTGACGTTCTACCGCGGGGCCGAGGTGGTGTCGCCGGATCTGGAGCCGCTCGATCTCGACAAATACTTCAAGGTGCTCGACCAGGCCGTCGATCTGATAAACGCCGATTTCGCCCGATACGCTCACTACATCGTGGCGATCGCGAAGGACGAGATCAGCCCCGACGAACTCGACGGCCGTTTCGTCCGTTACACTCACGCACAGCGATATTCGACTGACTTGTTCGACCCGGCGTATCATTGGATGAAGGAACGCGGCTTTACAGACGGCAGAAACAGTCACGAATCGCTCGTCGTTTCTTGA
- a CDS encoding TRAP transporter small permease, with amino-acid sequence MFLRILDRLEEIIIASLMGAATLLTFITVVHRFLVDVPLLYPILFPIRLAWSQELCIYMFIWMAKFGAAYGVRTGIHVGVDVLINQLNPPWRKGVILFGLFGGALFTAIVGTMGAKFVIELMGTDQVSPDLELPSWIVYACIPLGSYLMCFRFLQVSWTYWKTGDLPHHDATSVDGIEVVSAKAPIAIGEA; translated from the coding sequence ATGTTTTTACGCATTCTCGACAGGCTTGAGGAAATCATCATCGCGTCCCTGATGGGGGCTGCGACGCTGCTCACCTTCATCACCGTCGTGCACCGCTTTCTGGTCGATGTTCCCCTGCTGTATCCGATCCTGTTTCCGATCCGGCTCGCATGGTCGCAAGAGCTGTGCATCTACATGTTCATCTGGATGGCCAAGTTCGGCGCGGCCTATGGCGTGCGCACCGGCATCCATGTCGGCGTCGACGTCCTGATCAATCAGTTGAATCCACCCTGGCGCAAGGGCGTCATTCTTTTCGGACTGTTCGGCGGCGCGCTGTTCACCGCCATCGTCGGCACCATGGGGGCGAAGTTCGTGATCGAGTTGATGGGCACCGACCAGGTGTCGCCCGATCTCGAACTGCCGAGCTGGATTGTCTACGCCTGCATTCCGCTCGGCTCCTATCTGATGTGCTTCCGTTTCCTGCAGGTCTCCTGGACCTACTGGAAGACCGGCGATCTGCCGCATCATGACGCTACCAGCGTCGACGGTATCGAGGTCGTCAGCGCAAAAGCGCCCATCGCGATCGGAGAAGCGTGA
- a CDS encoding IS5 family transposase, producing MRYELADYEWVAIKPMLPNKPRGVPRVNDRRVLNGIFWVLRSGAPWRDLPDHFGPYTTCYNRFVRWRRPGVWGRIIDALAAAHDAAVQMIDTSIVRVHQHGACIARNRRQSMGRSRGGLTSKIHAVVDSNGLPVRLALSPGEAHDVRLAGKLLSRLKSGSMLLADRGYDADWIRELAMKKGAWANIPPKSNRNDPICFSPYLYRARNRVERFFNRIKQFRRVATRYDRLAANYLAFVQLASIRLWLRLNESTS from the coding sequence ATGCGCTACGAACTCGCGGATTATGAATGGGTTGCCATCAAGCCCATGCTGCCGAACAAGCCGCGTGGTGTTCCTCGGGTAAACGACCGACGTGTCCTCAACGGCATTTTCTGGGTTCTGCGATCTGGGGCACCTTGGCGCGATTTGCCGGATCATTTTGGCCCTTACACGACCTGCTATAACCGTTTCGTCCGCTGGCGGCGGCCTGGTGTCTGGGGCCGCATCATAGACGCACTTGCCGCTGCCCATGATGCCGCTGTCCAGATGATCGACACCTCCATTGTGCGCGTGCATCAGCATGGAGCCTGTATCGCACGAAACCGGCGCCAATCGATGGGAAGGTCCCGCGGCGGCTTGACGAGCAAAATTCATGCGGTGGTCGATAGCAATGGTCTGCCGGTGCGGCTGGCGCTGAGCCCCGGTGAGGCTCATGACGTTCGACTTGCCGGAAAACTGCTGTCTCGTCTGAAATCCGGGTCAATGCTGCTTGCCGACCGCGGCTATGACGCCGACTGGATCAGGGAGCTTGCCATGAAGAAGGGCGCGTGGGCCAACATCCCGCCGAAAAGCAACCGCAACGATCCAATCTGCTTCAGCCCTTATCTCTACCGCGCTCGCAACCGGGTCGAGCGGTTCTTCAACAGGATCAAACAATTTCGTCGCGTGGCAACGCGCTACGACAGGCTTGCCGCCAACTACCTTGCCTTCGTTCAACTCGCGTCAATCAGGCTATGGCTGCGTCTTAATGAGTCCACGTCCTAA
- a CDS encoding TRAP transporter substrate-binding protein — translation MRKLILAAASVAALALIGPASAQSPIVIKFSHVVAADTPKGKAADKFKELAEKYTNGKVKVEVYPNSTLYKDKEELEALQLGAVQMLAPSNSKFGPIGIKEFEVFDLPYILPDLKTLRKVTDGPLGAKLLKLLDTKGMTGLAYWDNGFKQMSANKKLIAPDDYKGLKFRIQSSKVLEAQFRALGAIPQVMAFSDVYQALQTGVVDGQENTWSNIYTQKMHEVQKYMTVTNHGYIGYVVVVNKKFWDGLPPDIRDELSKAMKEATEYGNNQSAKENDDALELIKKSGKSEILTLTSEQDEAMRKAMMPVYKDVASRVGQPLIGEFLKETGRGPMN, via the coding sequence ATGCGTAAGTTGATTTTGGCTGCGGCTTCGGTCGCGGCATTGGCCCTGATTGGACCGGCGTCGGCGCAGTCGCCGATCGTCATCAAGTTCAGCCACGTGGTGGCGGCGGACACGCCAAAGGGCAAGGCGGCCGACAAATTCAAGGAACTCGCCGAGAAATACACCAACGGCAAGGTGAAGGTCGAAGTCTATCCGAACTCGACGCTCTACAAGGACAAGGAAGAGCTCGAAGCCCTGCAGCTCGGCGCGGTGCAGATGCTGGCGCCGTCGAATTCCAAGTTCGGCCCGATCGGCATCAAGGAATTCGAGGTGTTCGATCTGCCCTACATCCTGCCCGACCTGAAGACGCTGCGTAAGGTGACCGACGGGCCGCTCGGCGCCAAGCTGCTCAAGCTGCTGGATACCAAGGGCATGACCGGCCTCGCTTACTGGGACAACGGCTTCAAGCAGATGAGCGCCAACAAGAAGCTGATCGCGCCGGATGACTATAAGGGTCTCAAGTTCCGCATCCAGTCCTCGAAGGTTCTGGAAGCCCAGTTCCGTGCGCTCGGCGCGATTCCGCAGGTGATGGCGTTCAGCGACGTCTATCAGGCCTTGCAGACCGGCGTCGTGGACGGACAGGAAAACACCTGGTCCAACATCTACACGCAGAAAATGCACGAAGTGCAGAAGTATATGACCGTCACCAACCACGGTTATATCGGCTACGTCGTGGTCGTGAACAAGAAGTTCTGGGACGGCTTGCCGCCGGACATTCGCGATGAATTGTCGAAGGCGATGAAGGAAGCCACCGAGTACGGCAACAACCAGTCGGCCAAGGAAAACGACGACGCGCTGGAGCTGATCAAGAAGTCCGGCAAGAGCGAGATCCTCACGTTGACATCCGAACAGGACGAGGCGATGCGCAAGGCGATGATGCCGGTCTACAAGGACGTGGCGTCGCGGGTCGGTCAGCCCCTGATTGGCGAATTCCTCAAGGAAACGGGCCGCGGCCCGATGAACTGA
- a CDS encoding EVE domain-containing protein: MSPRSWLAVASAEHVRIGRAQGFMQVCHGKAAPLRRLPPGDRVAYYSPTENFRGKDKLQAFTAIGIVTAGVPYQADMGGGVRPFRRDVQWAEAREAPIGPLLGQLGFAREGKSWGYQLRFGLFEVTNADMQIIADAMGAVL, translated from the coding sequence ATGAGCCCGAGGAGTTGGCTCGCCGTCGCCTCGGCCGAGCACGTGCGCATCGGCCGGGCTCAAGGCTTCATGCAGGTCTGCCACGGCAAGGCGGCGCCACTGCGCCGCCTCCCACCCGGCGACCGCGTGGCGTATTACTCACCGACCGAAAACTTCCGCGGCAAGGACAAGCTGCAGGCGTTCACCGCGATCGGAATCGTAACGGCAGGCGTGCCTTATCAAGCCGATATGGGCGGGGGGGTTCGCCCGTTTCGCCGGGACGTGCAGTGGGCCGAGGCGCGGGAGGCGCCGATCGGGCCGCTGCTCGGTCAGCTTGGCTTCGCACGCGAGGGCAAGTCCTGGGGGTATCAGCTCCGCTTCGGCCTGTTCGAGGTCACCAACGCAGACATGCAGATCATCGCAGATGCGATGGGTGCAGTCCTTTGA
- a CDS encoding VOC family protein, translated as MPDFSFLLLHVGSPAASAKFYNELLGIPIIEQSPTFAMLPLRDGVMLGLWSRAAVEPKTAGQPGSSEVAFTVTDAAAVKETHTAWKTRGLAIAQAPTRMDFGTTFVALDPDGHRLRVFAPEAA; from the coding sequence ATGCCAGACTTCAGCTTCCTGTTGCTCCATGTCGGAAGCCCGGCCGCAAGCGCCAAGTTCTATAATGAGTTGTTGGGCATCCCCATCATCGAGCAGTCGCCGACGTTCGCCATGCTGCCGTTGCGTGACGGCGTGATGCTCGGATTGTGGTCGCGCGCCGCCGTCGAACCGAAGACCGCAGGGCAGCCTGGCAGCAGCGAAGTGGCGTTCACGGTCACCGACGCGGCCGCCGTGAAGGAAACACACACTGCCTGGAAAACGCGCGGACTTGCCATCGCCCAGGCGCCGACCCGAATGGACTTCGGCACTACCTTCGTCGCGCTCGATCCTGATGGTCATCGCTTGCGCGTGTTCGCGCCGGAGGCCGCATGA
- a CDS encoding HAD family hydrolase, whose translation MLLPTFALAQLSASPAGQTPATNPLPSWNDTAPKKAIFDFVERVTKQGSPDFVREAERIATFDNDGTLWAEQPLYSQLLFALDRVKVLAPQHPEWATEEPFALLLKGDVRAALAGGEPAIAKIVMATHAGMISMEFTEIVRDWIATAKHPVTGRLYTEMVYQPMLELVAYLRSNNFNNFIVSGGGIDFMRQWTDRVYGIVPEKVVGSSGKTKFEMQNGKWVLMRLPEISFIDDGPGKPVGIHEHIGLRPIAAFDNSDGDQAMLEWTTGDKSRSRFGLLVHHTDAVREWAYDRDSKVGKLDKALDAAPAEGWTVMSMKDDWNKIFPFGSK comes from the coding sequence ATGCTCCTTCCCACGTTCGCGCTGGCGCAGCTTTCCGCTTCGCCGGCGGGGCAAACCCCGGCAACCAACCCGCTGCCATCTTGGAACGATACAGCTCCCAAAAAGGCCATCTTTGATTTCGTCGAACGCGTGACGAAGCAAGGCTCGCCTGATTTTGTGCGGGAGGCTGAGCGGATCGCCACGTTCGATAACGATGGGACTTTGTGGGCCGAGCAGCCGCTTTATTCTCAACTCCTGTTCGCTCTTGATCGGGTGAAGGTGTTAGCTCCGCAGCATCCGGAATGGGCGACCGAAGAACCTTTCGCCTTACTGTTGAAAGGCGATGTCAGGGCTGCTCTCGCGGGTGGCGAACCGGCCATCGCGAAAATCGTGATGGCAACGCATGCTGGCATGATCTCGATGGAGTTTACCGAAATTGTCCGCGACTGGATCGCGACCGCCAAGCATCCGGTCACAGGGCGACTTTACACGGAAATGGTCTATCAACCGATGCTGGAATTGGTTGCCTATCTGCGATCGAACAACTTCAACAACTTCATCGTATCGGGTGGCGGTATCGATTTCATGCGTCAGTGGACTGACAGGGTTTATGGCATCGTGCCCGAGAAGGTTGTGGGCAGCAGCGGCAAGACTAAATTCGAGATGCAGAACGGCAAGTGGGTGCTCATGCGTCTGCCGGAGATATCGTTCATCGATGACGGTCCGGGTAAACCGGTCGGTATTCATGAACATATTGGCCTCCGACCGATTGCGGCTTTCGACAACTCCGATGGCGACCAAGCCATGCTCGAATGGACGACTGGCGACAAAAGTCGCTCCCGCTTCGGCCTGCTTGTTCACCACACCGACGCCGTGCGGGAGTGGGCTTACGACCGCGACTCCAAAGTCGGTAAACTCGACAAGGCACTCGACGCTGCCCCGGCCGAAGGCTGGACGGTCATGAGCATGAAGGACGACTGGAACAAGATTTTCCCGTTTGGGAGCAAGTAA
- a CDS encoding helix-turn-helix transcriptional regulator, with protein sequence MSRSQRLLDLIQVLRRHRRPVAGAALADEVGVSLRTLYRDIETLKAQGAHVDGEAGVGYVLRPGFMLPPLMFSEEEIEALVLGSRWVSERADQPLGTAARNALAKIGAVLPDDLRDSLDASSLLIGPGESIAAGDTELASIRDAIRAERKLQIAYADGKGSPSRRTIWPFALAFFDRVRVVAAWCELRDGYRHFRTDRITALKSTAKRYPRRRAALLKEWRALEGVPEQ encoded by the coding sequence ATGTCCCGCTCGCAACGACTGCTCGATCTGATTCAGGTGCTGCGCCGGCATCGACGGCCGGTCGCGGGAGCCGCGCTCGCCGACGAGGTCGGCGTGTCGCTCCGCACGCTCTACCGCGACATCGAGACCTTGAAGGCGCAAGGCGCACACGTCGACGGCGAGGCCGGTGTCGGCTACGTGCTGCGGCCCGGCTTCATGCTGCCGCCGCTGATGTTCAGCGAGGAGGAGATCGAGGCGTTGGTGCTCGGCTCACGATGGGTGTCGGAACGCGCGGATCAGCCACTCGGCACCGCCGCCCGCAACGCACTTGCTAAGATCGGAGCGGTGCTTCCGGACGACTTGCGCGACAGCCTTGATGCGTCGAGCTTGCTGATCGGCCCAGGCGAATCGATCGCGGCCGGTGATACCGAACTCGCATCGATCCGCGACGCGATCCGTGCCGAGCGCAAGCTGCAGATCGCTTACGCCGACGGCAAGGGAAGTCCATCGAGGCGCACGATCTGGCCGTTCGCTCTCGCCTTTTTCGATCGCGTGCGCGTCGTCGCCGCTTGGTGCGAACTTCGTGACGGCTATCGGCACTTCCGAACGGACCGCATCACGGCGCTGAAATCGACAGCCAAACGCTATCCGCGACGGCGCGCCGCGCTGTTGAAGGAATGGCGCGCTTTGGAGGGAGTGCCGGAACAGTGA
- a CDS encoding Spy/CpxP family protein refolding chaperone, which yields MKKVLLAGVAALALAGSTVVYAQHRPWFHEHMRLSPEDRAAFTDARIAAVHAGLKLTPDQEKLWPPVESAVRDFAKLRIDRANARMKAQDDSKDAQKTDDPVARLRERADNMATSAAALKKIADAADPLYKTLDDGQKRRLKLLTHMERRFGGEGWRHRAFERGMGRDGDGDHGYDRDGGRDHDGHGPERL from the coding sequence ATGAAGAAAGTTTTGCTCGCCGGCGTAGCGGCGCTCGCCCTTGCCGGTTCAACCGTGGTTTACGCCCAGCACCGTCCGTGGTTTCACGAACACATGCGGCTGAGCCCCGAGGACAGGGCGGCCTTTACCGACGCCCGGATCGCGGCTGTGCATGCTGGCCTCAAGCTCACGCCCGACCAGGAAAAACTGTGGCCGCCGGTCGAGTCCGCGGTGCGCGATTTCGCCAAGTTGCGGATCGACCGCGCCAATGCGCGCATGAAGGCGCAGGACGATTCAAAGGATGCGCAGAAGACTGACGATCCGGTGGCGCGCCTGCGTGAACGTGCCGATAACATGGCGACCTCGGCGGCGGCGCTGAAGAAGATCGCGGATGCGGCCGACCCGCTCTACAAGACGCTGGATGACGGCCAGAAGCGCCGCCTCAAGCTCCTGACCCATATGGAACGCCGCTTCGGCGGCGAAGGCTGGCGGCACCGCGCCTTTGAGCGGGGAATGGGCCGCGACGGCGACGGGGATCACGGCTACGACCGGGATGGCGGCAGGGACCACGACGGCCACGGCCCCGAGCGGCTCTGA